From the Bacteroidia bacterium genome, one window contains:
- a CDS encoding peptidylprolyl isomerase, whose protein sequence is MRYILALSFLFLASVVQAQETRVLDRIVAVIGDEIITESELQLQLLQRGISPAGDKKDEERRMQLLQAMMNDKLILAQAVLDSVNIPQEEVTRRLEEQLRRLIQQFGSESRLEQVAGMSLAQMKREFREDIRKRLMIESIQQQKFGVTEITHREVLDFFAVYADTLPPVPEQVELRQIALFPKVTEQFREAARAKALALLDSLRAGALFEDLARRYSDDAGSARNGGNLGLARRGVFVKEFEEAAFALEPDQLSSVVETQFGFHIIKLLEKKGEAIRPSHILIKVEKTGESDQYVIDSLKALRQRILDGASFEEMARRYSEDEETRKRGGNLGIIDVAELTDEMKAVQQNLSAGSISEPVKITLDKDYAYAIIELVQRIPQHAATLERDYQRIANYAKIIKQNRQYAEWIEKIKDNVYWKINM, encoded by the coding sequence ATGCGCTACATCCTTGCTCTTTCGTTTCTCTTCCTCGCCTCCGTTGTGCAGGCGCAGGAGACGCGCGTGCTGGATCGCATCGTTGCAGTGATCGGAGACGAAATCATCACCGAATCCGAACTACAGCTGCAGTTGCTGCAGCGGGGCATATCACCCGCCGGCGACAAGAAGGATGAGGAGCGGCGTATGCAGCTGCTGCAGGCAATGATGAATGACAAGCTCATTCTCGCGCAGGCGGTGCTTGACAGCGTGAACATCCCGCAGGAGGAGGTCACGCGTCGCCTGGAGGAACAGTTGCGCCGTCTCATCCAGCAGTTCGGCTCCGAAAGCAGACTCGAGCAGGTGGCGGGCATGAGCCTCGCCCAGATGAAGCGCGAGTTCCGCGAGGATATTCGGAAGCGCTTGATGATTGAATCCATTCAGCAGCAGAAATTCGGTGTCACGGAAATCACGCATCGCGAGGTGCTGGATTTTTTCGCGGTGTATGCCGACACGCTGCCGCCCGTTCCGGAGCAGGTGGAGTTGCGGCAAATCGCCCTGTTCCCCAAAGTCACCGAGCAGTTTCGCGAAGCCGCACGCGCGAAAGCGCTTGCGCTGCTGGATTCTCTCCGTGCGGGCGCGCTGTTCGAGGATCTGGCGCGGCGCTACAGCGACGATGCCGGAAGCGCCCGCAACGGCGGCAATCTCGGGCTCGCACGGCGCGGGGTGTTCGTGAAGGAATTCGAAGAAGCGGCGTTCGCTCTCGAACCCGATCAACTCTCCTCTGTGGTAGAAACCCAATTCGGCTTTCACATCATCAAGCTGCTCGAAAAGAAGGGCGAGGCCATTCGTCCCAGCCATATCCTGATCAAGGTGGAGAAAACCGGAGAGAGCGATCAGTATGTGATAGATTCACTGAAGGCGCTGCGGCAGCGCATTCTTGACGGCGCGTCGTTCGAGGAAATGGCCCGTCGTTACTCCGAAGACGAGGAGACGCGCAAGCGCGGCGGCAATCTCGGGATTATCGATGTGGCCGAATTGACGGACGAGATGAAGGCCGTGCAGCAGAATCTTTCGGCAGGCAGCATCTCGGAACCGGTGAAAATCACCCTCGACAAGGATTACGCCTACGCCATCATTGAGCTGGTGCAGCGCATACCGCAGCATGCCGCCACGCTGGAACGCGATTATCAGCGTATCGCGAATTATGCCAAGATCATCAAGCAGAACCGGCAGTATGCCGAGTGGATCGAGAAGATCAAGGATAACGTGTACTGGAAAATCAATATGTGA